One Prodigiosinella aquatilis DNA window includes the following coding sequences:
- a CDS encoding ABC transporter permease yields MKAKQISGTFMLVSALLMILLAFSQWGSAPGPASLTLLAIMSLLLAACLVALSDSARLWRLVVLMVLVLSSAGLLMFVDSTGATYWVVLAAQVLLAMVSVQRLATVNLRLPASVVATLFGLWVVYFWQLLVTVFAVPQVLLPTPFNIIQALYDSAALLAGDVVQTVLKAVLVGYLLGSGLGIVVGLLIDRLPFLQRGLLPLANLTSTVPLVGVAPIAVMWFGFDWPSKAAVIVLVTFFPALVSTLAGLQASGKLERELMYCYAASPRRTLLMLRLPAAMPFIFSALKVNATLALISAIVAEFFGSPTAGLGFRISTEAARMHMSVVWAAIVVASVVGSLVYALLVRLEKRMNFWHPSVRGVS; encoded by the coding sequence ATGAAAGCAAAACAGATTTCCGGCACCTTCATGCTGGTCAGCGCATTGTTGATGATTCTGCTGGCGTTTAGCCAATGGGGATCAGCGCCGGGTCCAGCCTCATTGACGTTGTTGGCGATAATGTCGTTGCTGTTGGCGGCCTGCCTGGTGGCGCTGTCTGACTCTGCGAGGCTATGGCGGCTGGTGGTGTTGATGGTGCTGGTACTGAGTAGTGCCGGATTATTGATGTTTGTCGATAGTACCGGGGCGACGTACTGGGTAGTCCTGGCCGCGCAGGTACTGCTGGCGATGGTCAGTGTACAGCGCCTGGCGACAGTTAATCTCCGATTGCCCGCCAGTGTAGTGGCAACCCTGTTCGGTTTGTGGGTGGTCTATTTCTGGCAATTGCTGGTGACGGTGTTTGCTGTGCCGCAGGTACTGTTGCCGACGCCGTTCAATATCATACAAGCGTTGTATGACAGTGCGGCGTTGCTGGCTGGCGATGTGGTGCAGACGGTGCTGAAAGCGGTACTGGTGGGCTATCTGTTGGGCAGTGGACTGGGGATTGTCGTTGGTCTGTTGATCGATAGATTGCCATTCCTGCAACGGGGTTTGCTGCCATTGGCCAATCTCACCAGTACGGTTCCGTTGGTGGGCGTGGCGCCGATTGCGGTGATGTGGTTCGGTTTTGACTGGCCGTCCAAAGCGGCGGTGATTGTGCTGGTGACGTTCTTCCCGGCGTTGGTTAGTACGCTGGCGGGGTTGCAGGCCAGCGGCAAGCTGGAACGGGAGCTAATGTACTGCTATGCCGCCAGTCCGCGCCGAACACTGTTAATGCTGCGCCTGCCCGCAGCCATGCCGTTTATTTTTAGCGCATTAAAGGTTAACGCCACACTGGCACTGATCAGCGCGATTGTGGCGGAATTTTTTGGTTCTCCCACCGCCGGGCTGGGGTTCCGTATTTCTACTGAAGCCGCACGTATGCATATGTCGGTGGTATGGGCGGCGATTGTCGTGGCGTCGGTAGTGGGTTCTCTGGTGTATGCCTTATTGGTTCGTCTGGAAAAGAGAATGAATTTCTGGCATCCCTCGGTACGAGGCGTGTCATAA
- a CDS encoding ABC transporter substrate-binding protein: protein MTVHSAFRRRLLLAAVSLTFTVQALAAEKVTLQLKWLPQAQFAGYYVAQAKGYYKDEGLDVTIKPGGTDISPVQVIAGKSADVIVDWMPDALAAREAGVPLVNIAQIFDRSGMMLTCRKSSGVTTPADLKGKTLGVWFGGNEYPFFNWMNKLGYKPGVDIKVLKQGFNVDPLLQNQAACISTMNYNEYWQLIDAGMKKEDLVTFPYEDEGVSTLEDGLYVLGPNLKDKAFVAKMAKFLKASYKGWNEAVNHPEEAAKIVVSEDASGSATVAVQQRQMENVAKLITNANTPKIGYLDPAAYRRTVDVLLNSGGGSPVIKKDPGDSAMSHVVWDAAAK from the coding sequence ATGACAGTACACTCTGCTTTTCGCCGACGACTGCTGCTGGCCGCAGTGTCCCTGACTTTCACCGTTCAGGCGTTGGCTGCCGAGAAGGTGACGCTCCAGCTTAAATGGTTGCCGCAGGCCCAGTTCGCCGGGTATTACGTGGCGCAGGCCAAGGGCTATTACAAAGACGAAGGACTGGATGTCACCATTAAACCAGGAGGGACCGATATTTCCCCGGTGCAAGTGATTGCCGGGAAATCGGCGGATGTGATTGTCGATTGGATGCCTGATGCGTTGGCGGCGCGTGAAGCGGGTGTTCCGCTGGTGAATATCGCTCAGATTTTTGACCGTTCCGGCATGATGCTGACGTGCAGGAAATCCAGCGGTGTGACTACGCCAGCCGATCTGAAGGGTAAAACTCTCGGGGTGTGGTTTGGTGGTAACGAATATCCGTTTTTCAACTGGATGAACAAGCTGGGTTACAAGCCCGGTGTCGATATCAAAGTGCTGAAACAGGGCTTTAATGTTGATCCGCTATTGCAGAATCAGGCGGCCTGTATTTCCACCATGAACTATAACGAATACTGGCAGTTGATTGACGCTGGCATGAAGAAAGAGGATTTGGTTACTTTCCCGTATGAAGATGAGGGTGTCTCCACATTGGAAGACGGCCTGTATGTGCTGGGGCCGAATCTGAAAGATAAAGCGTTCGTGGCCAAAATGGCGAAATTCCTCAAAGCGTCCTATAAAGGCTGGAATGAGGCGGTGAATCACCCGGAAGAAGCAGCGAAGATTGTGGTGTCGGAAGATGCTTCCGGTTCCGCTACCGTAGCGGTGCAGCAACGCCAGATGGAAAACGTCGCTAAATTGATCACCAATGCCAACACACCTAAAATCGGTTATCTTGATCCGGCGGCTTATCGCCGCACGGTGGATGTACTGTTGAACAGCGGCGGCGGTAGCCCGGTTATCAAGAAAGACCCAGGCGACAGTGCCATGAGTCATGTGGTGTGGGACGCGGCAGCAAAATAA